The following is a genomic window from Mustela erminea isolate mMusErm1 chromosome 2, mMusErm1.Pri, whole genome shotgun sequence.
AGTTCATTAGTTGTGATCCAGCAGCCTACATTGGATAGCCGTCAGAGGTTAGACTATGAGAGAGAAATTCAACCTGCTGCTATTTTGTCTTTAGACCAGATCAAGGCCATCAGAGGTAGTAACGAATacacagaagggccatctgtggtGAAAAGACCTGCTCCACGAACAGCACCAAGACAAGAAAAACATGAAAGGACTCATGAAATCGTACCAATTAATGTGAATAACAACTATGAGCATAGACCTACAAGCCACCTGGGACATGCAGGACTCTCAAATAATGCCAGAGGCCCCATTTTGAGCAGATCCACCAGCACTGGAAGTGCAGCCAGTTCTGGAAGCAACAGCAGTGCCTCTTCCGAGCAGGGACTATTAGGAAGGTCACCGCCAACCAGACCAGTCCCTGGGAATAGGTCTGAAAGGGTAATCCGGACCCAGCCCAAGCAACTGGTTGTGGATGACTTAAAGGGTTCTTTGAAAGAGGACCTGACACAGCACAAGTTTATTTGTGAACAGTGTGGGAAGTGCAAGTGTGGAGAATGCAcagctcccaggaccctgccatccTGTTTGGCCTGCAATCGTCAGTGCCTTTGCTCTGCTGAGAGCATGGTGGAATATGGAACCTGCATGTGTTTAGTCAAGGGCATCTTCTACCACTGCTCCAATGATGATGAAGGGGATTCTTACTCGGATAATCCTTGCTCCTGTTCACAGTCACACTGCTGCTCTAGGTACCTGTGTATGGGAACCATGTCTCTATTTTTACCTTGCTTACTCTGTTACCCTCCTGCTAAAGGATGCCTGAAGCTGTGCAGGGGGTGTTATGACTGGATCCATCGCCCAGGATGCAGATGTAAGAACTCCAACACTGTCTATTGTAAGCTGGAGAGCTGTCCCTCTAGGAGTCAGGGTAAACCATCATGATTTTTGGAAGTGGGTTGGACCTCCTGAACTTCTAACTTTCAAGCTGTGGCTGTTAAAAAGATTCTATTAGatactggttttattttctttacaattttcctgcctttcttcccctGTTCCCAAGGTTTGACTCATGGATCTTACTCTTCTCAAATGGATGATCTTCAGTAAGAGTGGACTGTGAAACTGCACCTGGCTCCCACTTATGAGAAGAGCCACTGCCATCCACTGAAGAGGGTATTGAGAGCTAGTGGGCTTTTGTGTAGCCTTTTTGTTCTACAGGCAACTTGTCAAAGTTGTTGTATACATGAACATACCAACACACATACCCAGTCAATCTACAATGATTTAGAGCTGTTTTGATTGGGTACTCTGGGAGC
Proteins encoded in this region:
- the SPRY1 gene encoding protein sprouty homolog 1 is translated as MDPQNQHGSGSSLVVIQQPTLDSRQRLDYEREIQPAAILSLDQIKAIRGSNEYTEGPSVVKRPAPRTAPRQEKHERTHEIVPINVNNNYEHRPTSHLGHAGLSNNARGPILSRSTSTGSAASSGSNSSASSEQGLLGRSPPTRPVPGNRSERVIRTQPKQLVVDDLKGSLKEDLTQHKFICEQCGKCKCGECTAPRTLPSCLACNRQCLCSAESMVEYGTCMCLVKGIFYHCSNDDEGDSYSDNPCSCSQSHCCSRYLCMGTMSLFLPCLLCYPPAKGCLKLCRGCYDWIHRPGCRCKNSNTVYCKLESCPSRSQGKPS